A part of Periophthalmus magnuspinnatus isolate fPerMag1 chromosome 14, fPerMag1.2.pri, whole genome shotgun sequence genomic DNA contains:
- the LOC117381377 gene encoding histone H3, translating to MARTKQTARKSTGGKAPRKQLATKAARKSAPATGGVKKPHRYRPGTVALREIRRYQKSTELLIRKLPFQRLVREIAQDFKTDLRFQSSAVMALQEASEAYLVGLFEDTNLCAIHAKRVTIMPKDIQLARRIRGERA from the coding sequence ATGGCCAGAACCAAACAAACCGCGCGTAAATCCACCGGAGGAAAAGCTCCACGGAAACAGCTCGCCACCAAAGCCGCCCGTAAGAGCGCCCCGGCCACCGGCGGCGTCAAGAAGCCTCACCGCTACAGGCCCGGCACCGTGGCCCTGAGGGAGATCCGCCGGTACCAGAAGTCCACCGAGCTGCTCATCCGTAAACTGCCCTTCCAGCGCCTCGTGAGGGAGATCGCTCAGGACTTTAAGACCGACCTGCGCTTCCAGAGCTCCGCCGTCATGGCTCTGCAGGAGGCGAGCGAGGCGTATCTGGTGGGACTGTTCGAAGACACCAACCTGTGCGCCATCCACGCCAAGAGAGTCACCATCATGCCCAAGGACATCCAGCTGGCCCGGCGCATCCGCGGAGAGAGAGCTTAA